The genomic stretch GTTCGGTCGACACCCGAAAGAGCCCATGGCCGCTGGCGAATCGGCGGTCTCATCCGTTCGACGAATGGGGGGTTCCCCGGCGGTTTCAGCCATCGGGCGTGATTTCGGAGCATTTTGGCCAGCGAATGGTTAGGAGTTCGTTACGAAACGGCCAAGACCTTGGCATACGGGCGGTGATCCTGCGAACCTTGCCACATGCGCCTGCTGGTAGTCGAAGATGACCGCTCGATCTCCGAGCCGCTGCGTACCGGACTCACCCGGGAAGGCTTTGATGTTCACCTGGTCGGTACCGGCGCAGAAGCATTGGCCGCCCCTCCCGCCGACCTGGTCCTGCTCGACCTCGGACTCCCTGATCTCGACGGTCGGGTCGTATGCCGGGAGCTGCGAGCCCGATCTCAGGTGCCGATCATTGTGGTGACCGCTCGCGGAGAAGAGATCGATCGGGTTACCTTGCTAGAACTCGGTGCCGACGACTACGTCGTCAAGCCTTTCGGGTTCCGGGAACTCGTCGCCCGGATTCGGGCCGTTCTGCGACGATCGAACCAGGATCAGACCGCCCCGCCGGCGCCTACCGGTAACACACCGATCGAAGTCGGCCAACTGACCATTGATCGACGCACCCGCAAAGTAACCCTGGCGGGTCAACCCGTCACCCTGACACCCAAAGAGTTTGACCTGCTCGCCTACCTGGCGGCCGACCCGGGAACAGTCCACACCCGCGACCAGATCATCTCAGACGTGTGGGACGAGAACTGGTGGGGACCAACCAAGACCCTCGACGTTCATATCGCGTCGCTTCGCAAGAAAATCGGTCCCGCCACCATCGAAACCGTCCGCGGGGTCGGTTTCACAATGCCTGATCAGCCGCCTACACCATGACACGGCGCCTCATCGTGTCTTACCTCATTGTGACGGTGTTCGTCCTGCTCGTGCTCGAAATCCCGCTTGGCCTCTTCTTTCAACAACGAGAACTCAACCGACTCACCGCCGATGCCGAGCGAGACGCCACCGTTCTCGCTTCCATCTATGAGGACGCCCTCGAAAAGGACACCATCCCTGATCCGGTTCCAGCTGCCAATTACAATCGGGACACCTCGGCCCGGGTGGTGATCGTCGACGACCAGGGCATCTCGCTCGTGGACACCGCGGCCAACACCGACCGGGATTTCTCGACCAGACCAGAATTCGAAATAGCCCTCAATGGCGGTCGGGCGACAGGAATTCGCCACTCGGACACGCTCAACGCCGACCTGCTCTACGTGGCCGTACCCGTGGCTTCGGGCGGCAACGTTCACGGGGCGGTCCGCATCACGCTCGATACCCACGAAGTAACCGAACGAGTCCAACGGTTTTGGATCGGTCTGAGCGGCGTGGCGATCGTGGTCCTCATCGGGGTGGCGGCGGTCGGCAAAACGCTGGCAAGCTCGGTTATTCGACCAATCCGACACCTGCAAACTACGGCTGCCCGATTCGCCGGAGGCGACCTGACCCAGACCGTTCCCGACCCCAGTTCCCCGCCTGAGCTCATCTCGCTCGAAGAAGCGATGAACACGATGGCCCACCGCCTGGACCGACTGCTCGAACAGCAACGCCAGTTCGTGTCGGATTCGTCACACCAACTTCGCACCCCGCTAACCGCCCTCCGGCTCAGGTTGGAGAATCTCCAGAGCACGATTGATGATCCAATGCAGGTGGAGGAACTCGATCTGGCCGTCGGCGAGATCGCCAGACTCTCGGAACTGGTGAACAATCTCCTCCACCTGGCCAAAGCGGACCAAGTCCAGGCCGTGGCACCCTGCGATCTCACGAAGCTGACCCAGGACCGGGCCGATACCTGGACTGCCATCGCCGACGAGGCGGGCCTCACCATCAAGACGCTGATGCCCCGCCACAAGGTCTGGGTAAGCGCGGTTCCGGGTGGCGTCGAACAAATCCTCGACAACCTCCTCGACAACGCCATGAGCGCATCACCGCCGGGCGCCACGATTACTGCCACCATTTCGGAAGGGAGCGACCGACACGTCCTTTCGGTCTCGGACACCGGTCCGGGTCTCGATGGCGAACAGAAACGGCTGGCCACCGAGCGCTTCTGGCGGGCCGATCCGAGCAAGCCAGGAACCGGTCTTGGCCTGGCAATCATCAAGAGTCTCGTCGAGGCATCACACGGCGAGCTAGCCCTGGCCGACAATTCACCGACTGGCCTGACCGTGACTGTCACCTTCGACGCAGCCGGACCACCAAGTTTGGATCCTGCCACCGCGGCGGG from Acidimicrobiia bacterium encodes the following:
- a CDS encoding response regulator transcription factor codes for the protein MRLLVVEDDRSISEPLRTGLTREGFDVHLVGTGAEALAAPPADLVLLDLGLPDLDGRVVCRELRARSQVPIIVVTARGEEIDRVTLLELGADDYVVKPFGFRELVARIRAVLRRSNQDQTAPPAPTGNTPIEVGQLTIDRRTRKVTLAGQPVTLTPKEFDLLAYLAADPGTVHTRDQIISDVWDENWWGPTKTLDVHIASLRKKIGPATIETVRGVGFTMPDQPPTP
- a CDS encoding HAMP domain-containing protein; this encodes MTRRLIVSYLIVTVFVLLVLEIPLGLFFQQRELNRLTADAERDATVLASIYEDALEKDTIPDPVPAANYNRDTSARVVIVDDQGISLVDTAANTDRDFSTRPEFEIALNGGRATGIRHSDTLNADLLYVAVPVASGGNVHGAVRITLDTHEVTERVQRFWIGLSGVAIVVLIGVAAVGKTLASSVIRPIRHLQTTAARFAGGDLTQTVPDPSSPPELISLEEAMNTMAHRLDRLLEQQRQFVSDSSHQLRTPLTALRLRLENLQSTIDDPMQVEELDLAVGEIARLSELVNNLLHLAKADQVQAVAPCDLTKLTQDRADTWTAIADEAGLTIKTLMPRHKVWVSAVPGGVEQILDNLLDNAMSASPPGATITATISEGSDRHVLSVSDTGPGLDGEQKRLATERFWRADPSKPGTGLGLAIIKSLVEASHGELALADNSPTGLTVTVTFDAAGPPSLDPATAAGQSNRRQL